The following are encoded together in the Mesoaciditoga lauensis cd-1655R = DSM 25116 genome:
- a CDS encoding proton-conducting transporter membrane subunit: MNYIYILPMFFTLAASLLCLVKKTYFEEVVSIIAAFSTVAVAFIMVFLPSYTNHYLYIDGLSKIMLIMVSMIYASTVTFSTTYMKYIDNPSFEKHFYYFLMNLFAFSMLFTVSVNDLGLIWVGIEATTVTSALLVATENTETSIEATWRYIIIVSVGLIISLLANIFIYSVTDTLNVQQMMQGVQTNKILILGTMMAVIGYGTKGGIFPMHTWLPDVHGKAPAPVSAAFSGILLAVALYAVARIMQIVNVGMVKEFAFWLGLLTVATAATLMIVQRNYKRLFAYSTMENMGMMLIGLSLGKYAFIGAVVLALSHAFAKSSVFYLSGNILARYKSKKIEDVKGVSQRMPFTGYTLFFSALAVTGTPPFGTFIGELLIIYGILKYFPLFYALLVISFLLVAFISINYKVGSMVFSKPTDTVVTERKRVGTIVPIVNTSLAFLVIFFVPQINQLLSVGMIK, from the coding sequence ATGAATTATATTTACATTTTGCCGATGTTCTTTACTTTGGCTGCTTCGTTGTTATGTCTTGTAAAGAAAACTTATTTTGAGGAAGTTGTCTCAATCATAGCCGCCTTTTCCACGGTTGCGGTGGCGTTTATCATGGTGTTTTTACCGTCTTACACAAACCATTATCTTTACATAGATGGTCTTTCCAAGATAATGCTTATCATGGTAAGCATGATATATGCAAGCACGGTAACGTTTTCCACGACTTACATGAAATACATAGACAATCCGTCATTCGAAAAGCACTTTTATTACTTCTTGATGAATTTATTCGCGTTTAGCATGCTCTTTACCGTTTCTGTAAACGATTTAGGCCTTATTTGGGTTGGCATAGAAGCGACAACGGTTACGAGTGCTCTGTTGGTTGCAACTGAAAACACGGAGACTTCCATTGAAGCGACGTGGAGGTACATAATAATCGTTTCCGTTGGATTGATCATATCTTTGCTTGCGAACATATTCATCTACAGCGTAACAGACACTTTGAACGTTCAGCAAATGATGCAAGGCGTCCAAACGAACAAGATATTGATTCTCGGCACCATGATGGCCGTAATAGGATATGGCACCAAAGGGGGAATTTTCCCGATGCACACGTGGCTGCCAGACGTGCATGGAAAAGCGCCGGCACCGGTTAGCGCGGCGTTTTCTGGAATACTACTTGCCGTAGCCTTATACGCTGTTGCGAGGATCATGCAAATAGTGAATGTGGGCATGGTTAAGGAGTTTGCCTTCTGGCTTGGCCTGCTTACCGTTGCAACTGCGGCCACTTTGATGATCGTTCAAAGAAATTACAAAAGGCTCTTCGCGTATTCAACGATGGAAAACATGGGAATGATGCTTATAGGCTTATCGTTAGGGAAGTACGCTTTTATAGGAGCAGTTGTTTTGGCTCTCTCACACGCGTTTGCAAAATCATCCGTCTTTTACCTTAGTGGAAACATATTGGCGAGATACAAAAGCAAGAAAATAGAAGACGTCAAAGGCGTATCTCAACGCATGCCATTTACCGGTTACACGCTTTTCTTTTCGGCGTTAGCCGTTACAGGTACACCTCCATTTGGAACGTTTATCGGTGAATTGCTTATAATATACGGAATTCTCAAGTACTTCCCACTCTTTTACGCGTTATTGGTTATTTCTTTCTTGTTGGTGGCTTTTATCAGCATCAACTACAAAGTTGGTTCCATGGTCTTTTCCAAACCAACAGACACTGTTGTAACAGAGAGAAAGAGGGTCGGTACCATCGTTCCAATCGTGAACACCTCATTGGCTTTTCTCGTGATCTTCTTCGTACCTCAAATTAACCAGCTGCTTTCTGTGGGGATGATAAAATGA
- a CDS encoding MutS-related protein: MASEKNAIIFYAVEEKGGLTLAFESILFKTFKTSQTNGKLEMPDFFHDLNIDQIVNSLVGFKGEYNLRDFFYIIPTDVEEIKYRQEIMKDLENKNVFSVIDEFAMKMRKSRLYKSYSDKLTLNYQKERWFVDAVDVYVKAVKELLERLENVDLKSQGLIQFREYLESYVNSNKFMELFSQTQEVLSKLSRIKYTLLIKENKVKVQKYNGEKDYASEVLKTFERFKQGAVKDYTVEFDESMDMNGVEEKVLDLVAKLYEEEFSDLERFYGVNASYIDKTISRFDREIQFYVTYLEYIEPLKKGGLDFCYPEFTTSKEIYAKDAFDLALAFKLHRESLRVVSNDFYLNDPERIIVVTGPNQGGKTTFARMFGQVHYLAKMGYPIPASKARLFLFDNIFTHFEKEEKIGNLRGKLEDDLIRIRNILDKVSKDSIVIMNEIFSSTTLEDAKFLAKKVMEEIMKKDSIALLVTFMYELSELNEKTVSMVSTVSETNPEMRTYKILRRPSDGLSYAVSLAKKYGLTYEQLKKRVKDESFSDARR; this comes from the coding sequence ATGGCTTCTGAAAAGAATGCCATCATTTTTTATGCGGTGGAAGAAAAAGGAGGCTTGACTTTGGCCTTTGAGAGCATTTTGTTTAAAACATTTAAAACCTCCCAGACAAACGGCAAATTGGAAATGCCAGACTTCTTTCATGATTTAAATATAGATCAGATCGTAAACTCGCTTGTGGGATTTAAGGGAGAATACAACTTGAGGGATTTTTTTTACATCATTCCAACAGATGTTGAAGAGATAAAATATCGCCAAGAGATCATGAAAGATCTGGAAAACAAGAACGTTTTCTCCGTAATAGATGAATTTGCCATGAAGATGCGCAAAAGCCGCCTTTACAAATCTTACAGTGATAAACTGACTTTGAATTATCAAAAGGAAAGATGGTTTGTCGATGCGGTAGATGTTTACGTGAAAGCCGTAAAGGAATTGCTTGAAAGACTGGAAAATGTTGATTTGAAATCTCAAGGGCTTATCCAATTCAGAGAATATTTAGAATCTTATGTGAACTCAAACAAATTCATGGAACTCTTTTCACAAACGCAAGAAGTCCTTTCAAAGCTTTCCCGCATCAAATACACGCTTTTGATAAAAGAAAACAAAGTTAAAGTTCAGAAATACAATGGTGAAAAAGACTACGCGTCTGAAGTCCTGAAAACGTTTGAAAGATTTAAGCAAGGAGCCGTTAAAGATTACACAGTTGAATTCGATGAATCTATGGATATGAACGGTGTTGAAGAGAAAGTGCTGGACTTGGTGGCAAAGCTGTATGAGGAAGAATTTTCGGATTTGGAAAGATTTTACGGCGTAAATGCCTCTTACATCGATAAAACAATTTCAAGGTTTGATAGAGAAATTCAGTTCTACGTCACCTATTTAGAATACATAGAGCCATTGAAAAAAGGTGGACTAGATTTTTGTTATCCAGAGTTTACCACTTCAAAAGAGATATACGCAAAGGATGCTTTTGATTTGGCGCTGGCTTTCAAATTACACAGAGAGAGTTTAAGAGTGGTGAGCAACGATTTTTACTTGAATGATCCTGAAAGGATCATAGTCGTTACTGGTCCAAATCAAGGCGGAAAAACGACATTCGCACGCATGTTTGGGCAAGTGCATTATCTTGCAAAGATGGGTTACCCCATACCTGCAAGTAAAGCGCGACTCTTTTTGTTCGACAACATATTTACCCATTTTGAAAAAGAGGAAAAGATAGGGAATCTCCGCGGAAAATTGGAAGACGATTTGATAAGAATAAGAAATATCTTGGATAAGGTCTCTAAAGATAGCATCGTAATAATGAACGAGATCTTTTCTTCCACAACTCTTGAAGACGCGAAATTTTTAGCCAAAAAAGTCATGGAAGAGATAATGAAAAAGGATTCCATCGCCCTATTGGTCACCTTTATGTACGAGTTATCTGAATTGAATGAAAAAACGGTTAGTATGGTGAGCACCGTTTCTGAAACAAATCCAGAGATGAGAACGTACAAGATTTTAAGAAGACCATCGGACGGACTTTCATATGCCGTTTCATTGGCAAAAAAATACGGCCTCACTTACGAGCAGTTGAAAAAGAGGGTGAAAGATGAAAGTTTTTCTGATGCACGAAGATAA
- a CDS encoding respiratory chain complex I subunit 1 family protein, with the protein MLVFLSVVQLLYVLLLSPLVFGILSKIEERIESKKGPSIFQPYYDLYKLFRKEIIVPNHSSPIFHRAPYVSFAMYSLLTLVLPIITAFPLQFGPTVDFIGGGLIFGAAALVKKLAALDSRSNYSHLGLSRAASMGALAEPITVLIFIMLGVISGTNNPYVINNVLQSSSKWYLSLTHWFVAAAFFMVLIVELGRLPIERHSTAELGMIDQGMSMEYSGMDLAFEKWGGYVKKFLLMSVFLNVYTMPFFVPMKLNLLSVFIYSGVHFLKLLGLVIGIALFEESISKFRLFKNFDYLAFAFSLAFLSFLAFYTTVGRV; encoded by the coding sequence ATGCTTGTATTTTTAAGCGTTGTACAGCTTCTATATGTTCTACTTTTATCTCCACTTGTATTTGGCATTTTATCCAAAATTGAAGAAAGAATCGAATCGAAAAAGGGCCCCAGTATCTTTCAGCCTTACTACGATCTTTACAAGCTTTTCAGAAAAGAGATAATAGTCCCAAATCATTCTTCTCCTATCTTTCACAGAGCGCCTTACGTGAGCTTTGCAATGTACAGTTTGCTTACGCTTGTACTGCCAATCATAACCGCTTTTCCACTTCAATTTGGACCTACGGTGGACTTCATAGGCGGTGGGTTGATATTCGGCGCGGCGGCGCTTGTTAAAAAACTGGCAGCGTTGGATAGCAGAAGCAATTATTCTCATTTGGGCTTGTCAAGGGCGGCCAGCATGGGAGCTTTAGCAGAACCCATAACCGTTTTGATATTCATAATGCTTGGAGTTATCTCTGGCACGAACAATCCTTACGTCATAAACAACGTGCTGCAATCGTCGTCTAAGTGGTACCTTTCGTTGACTCATTGGTTTGTGGCTGCCGCTTTCTTCATGGTGCTCATAGTGGAGCTTGGACGCCTTCCAATAGAAAGACACTCAACAGCGGAACTTGGAATGATCGATCAAGGGATGAGCATGGAGTATTCCGGAATGGATCTGGCTTTCGAAAAATGGGGCGGATACGTGAAAAAATTCTTGCTCATGAGCGTCTTTTTGAACGTTTACACCATGCCTTTCTTCGTGCCAATGAAATTGAACTTGTTGTCCGTCTTCATTTATTCAGGTGTTCATTTCTTGAAATTGTTGGGCCTTGTGATAGGCATCGCACTCTTCGAAGAGAGCATATCGAAGTTCAGGCTGTTCAAGAATTTCGATTATCTCGCCTTTGCCTTTTCTCTGGCTTTCTTGAGTTTCCTGGCATTTTACACGACCGTGGGGAGGGTTTGA